A genomic segment from Hypanus sabinus isolate sHypSab1 chromosome 8, sHypSab1.hap1, whole genome shotgun sequence encodes:
- the c1galt1c1 gene encoding C1GALT1-specific chaperone 1, which yields MVIVNGCRGDCWKNTPFRPTSSPDPKMISESSSFLKGIILGGMFYLFFTLLDNPKMGGRMQSQKHEHHHLKVPNKDELLKLSEAKRMELSQSIRVLCLIMVKTKEIGYWASVVETWSKHCDRAVFYSSETIKPFPSVPLGTEDQWIGTRKAFKHAYENYKDDYSWFFLVQATSFAIIENLKFFLLNKDPREPFYIGHTVKSGNMEYVETSSGVVLSVEALERLYAVMSDSVKCPEKGTLLWKMSEEKELAVCLKYTGVFAENAEDNEGKELFNSKNVNTLIEEAMSNNQNEVVEGCCSDLAITFHGSSPNHMHVMMYGVYRLRPFGHSFSDALVFIPPADSIND from the exons ATGGTAATTGTTAACGGTTGCAG AGGTGATTGCTGGAAGAACACTCCTTTTCGACCGACCTCGTCGCCAGATCCAAAGATGATTTCAGAGAGCAGTTCCTTCCTGAAGGGTATAATTCTGGGTGGAATGTTCTATTTGTTTTTCACTCTCCTTGACAACCCTAAAATGGGCGGCCGAATGCAATCCCAAAAGCATGAACATCACCACCTCAAAGTCCCCAACAAGGACGAACTGTTGAAACTTTCAGAGGCGAAGCGAATGGAGCTCAGCCAAAGTATCCGGGTTTTGTGTCTCATCATGGTTAAAACGAAAGAAATTGGTTATTGGGCCTCTGTGGTGGAAACGTGGAGCAAGCATTGCGACAGAGCTGTTTTTTACAGTTCTGAAACCATAAAGCCCTTTCCATCAGTTCCCCTCGGAACGGAAGACCAGTGGATCGGAACGAGAAAAGCCTTCAAGCATGCTTATGAAAACTACAAGGATGACTATAGCTGGTTCTTTTTGGTGCAGGCAACTTCATTTGCAATTATTGAAAATCTTAAATTCTTTTTGTTAAATAAAGATCCAAGAGAGCCGTTCTACATTGGCCATACAGTCAAATCGGGTAATATGGAATATGTAGAAACTTCTTCGGGTGTGGTCCTAAGCGTAGAAGCTTTAGAAAGGCTGTATGCAGTTATGAGCGATTCTGTGAAATGCCCTGAGAAGGGGACTTTACTGTGGAAGATGTCAGAAGAAAAGGAACTTGCAGTATGTTTGAAATACACGGGAGTATTTGCTGAAAATGCAGAAGATAATGAAGGAAAGGAACTGTTCAACTCAAAAAATGTAAACACTCTCATTGAGGAGGCAATGTCTAACAATCAAAATGAAGTCGTGGAAGGATGTTGCTCTGATTTAGCCATTACTTTTCATGGAAGTTCTCCGAACCATATGCATGTTATGATGTATGGGGTTTACAGGCTACGACCATTTGGCCATTCTTTTAGTGATGCATTAGTTTTCATACCACCTGCAGATTCTATTaatgattaa